The genomic interval GTTTCATATTTAAGAACGTTCTTAATAAGCGCAAAGGGATCTTCGTGCCTGCGGCATGAGCATCATTCATAATAAGCTTGGTCAATTCGACATTGTTCGTAATTAATTTCATACGAGATACACGATTAACAGAGATATGTAAGGAATCCAACAGCTTAGGAAAACTGTCCATCGAAAATTTCCCCAACCGGCTAATGAGTTTGTTAGGAGCTAATTGATCACGAACGCTGGAATCACTCGTATCAACAAATGTTGTTGCAATTAATCCTTTTACTTGCTTACTCTGTACAGCGGTGTGATAAGCTAACATGCCTCCAATACTAGTACCCAGCAAGATAATCGGTTTACCGTCCCGCTTCAATTCCTCATTAATCAATGCCGTAAGGATGTCAATCCAAAGCTGATAATCTAATTGTTTTACCGATTTTGCATAGCTTAAGCCATACGGCGGCAGATCCGGAGATACCACTTCATAACCGTATGTTTGTAATATTCGTGCATACGGAGCCAGCAATCTTCCATTCCCGCCAGCGCCATGGATGAAAATAATTTTTAATTTTGCATCCGGGGCAGGCATTCGATCCAGATGAATATGAACATTGCTATATATCATCCATTCTTCTTGTGGCAATCCGTTTTCATTTATTTGCATTTCTTCAGGAAAAAACTTCTGATATTGCTTCCAGTAATCCACCGATTGATTATAGGTTTGAGGCGTATTCATGAATTTAAAAATCCCTCTTCCTTGATTTAAGTCAATGACCAGTCATATTCCTCCTAGTTAAAATGAAAACAATACAGGATCTATAGGAGGCTATCTTATGACTATCACCGTACAAGAAAAATCAAATCAGCGAACTGCCGCTTTAACGGCTGGCATTTCACTTATCATCATGACTCTTGCCTCATTTTTTTCCTATGGCTTTGTCCATGGGAGCCTTGTTGTGGAAGGCGATGCCAGCGCGACATTCAACAACATCGTATCATCAAATAACCTTTTCAAAGGTGAAATCTTTGGCTGGGTCATCATTATGATTTCTGACATTCTTGTCACCTGGGCTTTTTATGTGTTCCTAGAGCCATTGAATAAAAGCCTTTCCTTGCTAGGTGCATGGCTCCGTCTTACCTATACGACTATACTCGGAATTGCCATTTTAAACTTGATCCTTGTATTGCTGCTCTCGAAAAATACAGACCAGTTGGTCTCATTTAATATCGAACAAACGCAATCACTTATGATGCTATTTCTTGAGGCATTCCAATCGATTTGGTCTATTGGTTTGATCGTTTTTGGCGGGCATTTGTTCATTGTGGGCTATGTGGCTTTAAAATCAAACCGTATTCCTAAAGTGATCAGCATTTTATTGCTGCTTGCTTCAATAGGCTATATCGTCGTTCACCTTAGCAAAACATTTCTTTCACATTACGATGGGGTAATTGATGCACTTAATGTCGTATTTATGGCGCCAATGATTGCAGGAGAGCTAGGCTTTGGAATTTGGCTGCTGCTCAGAGGAGGAAAACTTCCCAAAAGTGAAAGATAGCTTCCTTAACTATCACTATTGTTGACCCGTTTCTTGATTCTGCTTAATGACTCTGGCGTTATGCCAAGATAGCTTGCCAATTGATGTTGGGGTACACGATCGACGAGATGAGGCCTTTTTCGCAAAAGCGCTTTGTAGCGTTCTTCAGGTGCAGAAGCAATGAATGATGTCAACTCATCTTGCACCTCACCCAGATTTTCTTCTACCATTATGCGTACCATTGATTCGAGTTGTAAGTGTTTATTGAACATGCCTTTTTCATCATTGAGCTCCCCAACCACCAATATACAATCTTCAAGGCAAGTTAAGGTGTACGCGGACGGCTTATTTTGCTGATGACGATTAAAAATCGATACGGCTTGCTCTTCTGTGAAAAAATTCGATGTAACCTCTTTTCCCGCTTCATCTATTAAGTACTGTCTGACAATGCCCTTCAGCACGAAATAACACTTTGTGGGAACATCTCCTTGTCTAAGGAGTATCGTTCCCTTTTTATATTCCTCGATAAGGATGTCATCAACGATAGCCTGTTGTTCCTCATCGCTAAGAGACGTAAATTTAGTCATATACTTAAACAATATGCTTTTCATTTCGTTATCCTTTCATCAGTACCGCTTTACGGTTCAGCATATCATCTAGAAAGCCAATTTTAAAGCGCACCTGCCCTTAAAATAAGTCAAAGCGCCTCGCTTGCTGCAACCTTATTATTGGGGATTCGAAGCTTCCGTTTATGGGTCGTAAATAATATGAAATAACCTAGCGTTACAAGGATACAGATTAGGATGTCAACGGCAATCAGGTTCTGATAACTCCCAAAATAATCGAAAGATAAGCCTCCAATTAAAGCTCCCACTATACCGCCTCCCTGATGGAATAGAAGAAGGACTCCCGTATGTTTTCCTTTTCCTTTTGCAAATTCATTAATGACAAGGATTCCTCCCGGTACTGCGGTTAAGTAAGTAATTCCGAACGCGATTGCAAATACAATGGGTGAGCTTCCCAAGTGCATAAAGAGGAAAACAAAACCCAAAATACGTATGCCATACAATATGGTCATCATCATTAATTTATTGTATCGATCTAGAAAATAGCCGCAAATGAGAGCCCCCGTAATTTCCATAATGCCAAGTATACTCATGGATAAGGCGATCATGCTTGGTGACACATCTGCCAACTGATGTATAGCTACCAAGTTCATTTCGACGGAACCCATATTAATACCGCAGGTGAACAGTGCAATAACGACAACGACAAAGATAGGAAGATAGACAAATTTCTTGGGTGATGTTGTTACTTTAAGCGGCATATCATGCTCCTCGATCACTACTGGACGATCCTTTTGAGCTTTATTTATATTTTGCTGTTGAGAGCTCTTAATTCCAAGCCAAATAACAGGTAATGTCACAACAATTCCTAGAGCAAAAGAAGCCATAAAAGCATCCTTCCAAGTCAGCCATCCCGCGGATACGAAAATTGGTGTAATAATCGCTAATCCTACAGAGGAAGCACTCCCCAGCAGTGCCATTGCTTTAGCACGATGATGCTTAAACCATTCAAACATCAATATATAACTTGTCGTCAGCCCAATACCAGCTAAACCAGAGATAACACCATATCCAATGAAAAACAAGATAGGCTGGTTCCCTAACACGACAACGCCAGTACCCAAGGTACTCAAGACTGCACTTATAAACAATATCCTTTTTGCACCGTAACGATCTACAAGCCAGCCACCCAAAGGAGCGCATATCGCTGTAATTAATAAATTAGTCGACCATGCCATCGAAATAAATCCCCTGCTAATCTGTAAATCCATTGCTATTTGCACCTGAAAAAAAGACATGCTGAACCTGGTCAATGCACCAATAAATCCAATAATCCAAAGAGACCCTAATCCAATCCATGCATAGCTGGATTCCTTAAACCATGTTGTGCCCATTATCGTTTCACCCCTGCCGCTCATAAAAGATACCGTTCGGTATCTTTTATGATAACATAGATGTTATGTTTTGCAAGAGTGCAAATTCGTTTGATATACTACGTGTACAAATACAGTTACGTACGGGGGGGGGGATGACGATGGAGAAAGGTGAAAAGACACGCCATTACATCATAACGAAAGCCGCTGAACTTTTTAACCAAAAGGGATATTCGGGCTCATCCTTATCTGATATAACAGAGTTGACAGGCATTAAGAAAGGCGGCATTTATCGTCATTTTTCCAGTAAAGATGAGATTGCATATGAAGCCTTTAGTTATGCCGGGCGTATTGTTGGGGCTCAGCTTGCTCATGCAATCAGTCAGCAGGAAACAGCCTCTGGCAAGCTGCTGGCATATTTACATGTATACGAGAAAGTCGTTGACGCGCCTCCCTTCATCGGGGGCTGCCCGCTCCTAAACACCGCTATTGAAAGCGACGACAGTCATCCAGGCCTACGCGAGAAAGCCCAGCAAGCAATGCAAGGTACGTTGGAAGCCAAGAAAAAAATCATTTTCGATGGTGTGCAAAGCGGTGAATTTAAAGCAGACCTTGATATAGAGGCGCTGGCTACCTTCTCCCTTTCCATCATGCAGGGTGGTATTATGATGAGCAAGCTTGAAGGCAATAATCGGCATATCCGGATGAATATTAAGAGCTTTGCTGCTTATTTAAAAACAGCGTGCTTACGCGAACCCAGTTAGATGAGCTCAAGCTAAAAAAAGAGCCTCGTGAGTAGTCACGAGGCTCTTTTTAATAATTCATAATGAGTAAACATTTAGGAAAATTGACTGCCGTCATTCCTATTTCATACTTTTTTTCTCTTCCTACGCCTCAACAGCTGTTTTTCGGTTCAGAGCTATTTTAGTTTCTTCTACTTCCTCGGCTTGCCCCACACGTTTAATGAAGAAGGAAAGCACCAGACCTACTACTCCGATTCCAATGATGACAAGATATGCATCATTAATACCTTGAATAGAAGCCTCCATCATAATATGCTCCTTCGAAAAATTAGCCGCGTCGCCTGCTGCAGACATATCTAGAAGATGCGCCTTTGTCCGGCTAGCCATAACCGTAACAAGCAGAGAAGTACCTATTGCGCCAGCTACCTGCTTGATGGTGTTGGATATTGCAGTACCGTGCGCATTTAGTCTTGCTGGCAGTTGGTTGAGACCCGCCGTAGTGATTGGCATCAGGAACATTGCCATACCGAAGCGTCGTCCTGTGGACATCAGCACTAAATACGTATAGCTAGTCGAATCGGTTAGATTAACGAAGCCGATGGTTGTGATGATCGTAATAGCCATACCGATGATGGACAGCCATTTTGCTCCAAACCGGTCGAATAGCTTTCCTGTTATCGGCATCATTAGTCCCATTAGAAGCGCGCCAGGGAGCATAAGCAAGCCTGACTCCAAAGCGGTGTATCCACGTGCGCTTTGCAAATAGAGTGGGAGCAGCATCATATCTGCATACATGACCATGGTTACAGCAATATTAATAATGGTGGTAAGAGAAAACATGCTGTATTTAAACGCTCTTAGATCCAGAAGCGGATCCTTCGAAATCAGCTGTCTCCATGTAAACAAAATCAAGGAAACCACACCAATAACAATCGATGCAATCACTTCCGCGCTTGACCAGCCTTTGCTTCCAGCACTGCTGAAGCCATAAAGAACGGTACCAAATCCGACTGTTGACAGAATGACACTCAAAAAATCAATTTTAGGATAGGTTCGTTCAGCTACATTTTTCAGGAAAATATAAGCAACTACAATAATGAGGACGACAATTGGAAGCATGCCATAAAACATCGTACGCCATGAATAATGCTCCATGACATAACCAGCCACTGCAGGTCCAATTGCAGGAGCAAAAATAATAGACAATCCAACCATACCCATGGCAGCTCCGCGCTTATCAGGAGGAAATACGGTCAGAATAACATTCATTAACAGAGGCATAATAATCCCCGCTCCAGCTGCTTGAATAAGGCGGCCAGTTAGCAAAATGTCGAAGTTAGGCGCAACTGCCGAAACAATCGTACCGACGAGAAAAATGATCATGGAAGACTGAAACAGCTCACGGGTCGTAAAACGCTGCATGAGGAATGCAGTGATTGGAATAAGTACCCCGTTAACCAGCATGTATCCGGTTGTCAGCCACTGTGCTGTAGACGCCTCAATGCTAAAGTCAATCATCAACTCCGGCAGCGCAACGCTCATTATCGTCTGATTCAGAACTGCGATGAACGCACCCAGTATCATGACAAACAATAAGGGACCTTTCTTAATTGAATTACTGTCAAAAGCTAAACTTGTACTCATGATGTTCAATCCCTTCAAATTGTTCGTGAATTTAATAAACACTTTGTAGTATAATAAACTCAATGTAAAAGATTATAATTACATCGCGCCTAATTTACAAACTACAGATTTTTTGAAAATGTTTATTAGTTTACAGATCATCAGATTCTGTAGTCTATACCGAGAATAAACTACATAAATATCTGTTCTTGTCGTTTAAATAATTTGTAGGGAAAGGAAATGAGTACCTATGTCAACTACATCACCGCGAATGGATCCACGTGTACTTCGCACGCGTCAATTGATTCGAGATGCCTTTGTAGATTTGCTGCAGGAGACGGATCTAGAAAAAATAACGGTGAATCGTATTGCGGAACGCGCGACCATCAATCGTGTTACTTTCTATCTTCATTACCGAGATATTCCGGAAATGCTTGAGAGATTATCAGACGATATGATTAATGAAATACATACTATTCTTCATGACATTCGAAATCAGCCTCGTTCTACTGATTTGGATTGGTCCATTCTGCTTAAAGTGCTCGAGCATATTGCTGAGAACTCTAAGTTTTATAAGGTTCTGCTCGCTTCGCAGCGCATACCGATCTTCACGGATAAGCTTTCGAATTTAATTGTTGATCTTATCACTAGCAGAAGAGAGTACCAAAACAACTCCTCATCTAAACCGGCCGTAATCGTATCAAAAGATATTGCAATCTGGTACGGCTCCTCCGCCTTTATTGGTACAATTGTCTGCTGGCTTCGCAATGATATGCCTTATACGCCGCTTTTTCTCGCCAAGCAGCTCTCTCAGCTGTTCCGTTTGCATCAAAATACGGACCAGCTCGTAGATCTGGAATAACTTCTCCGAAAACATAAATAAGCTCTCAGTAGAACTGATTCGTTCGACTGAGAGCTTATTTATGTTTTCAGTATTGTTGCTTTAAATGCTATATGGTTGCGATGACATCAACACTCCATCATTTTTTTATCTTGGACAGCATGTAGCTTTACCATCGCTAATCGCGCAATGGGTTGAATGACTAAGCTCTCTGCAATTAGTACAATTAAGAAGTTTCTTGGCCAGTTGGTTAAGAAGTTGCTAAAAATTTCTGAACTAAAACCGTTTCCTACAATATGACCAATAAGCGTCATACAAGCCGACATTCCTAGTACAGTAAATAAGATACGGAACATAATTTTGGAATTAAAGCTGTCCGTTGGTTCAGTAAATTTATCAACCAATTTTTCGGCGATACGGCCAATAAACACAGGCTCCAAAATCATGACAATAATCCACATGATCGGTAACGTTTTAAGAATCATGAAGGCAACTTCTCCATTAAATTCTCGGGAAGCTAAAATTATATTTAATGACGTCATAAACAGAACGGTCAATGTACAAATAATTGCACCATATAATGCTCCCTCTTTTCCGTTTCTCGGCAATCTTGTTTCTAAGTTCATCCTATTTTCTTCCTTTCAAAAAAATCATTTCATTATTAGTCATTCACTAAATAAAGATCAGGTACAGTCAACATAACTAATTTTCTGTATTAAAGGTCTTCAATACATTTGGCAACATTTTAGCGATCGTTTTTAAGGGAGCTGATGATTTTTGCGTTAAACAAAGCAGCATAGCACCTTCGATTGTAGCAGTCATCATCAAGGCAATAGCAGCAGCTGACTCATCAGAATAACCTTCAGCTATAAGTTTCACACAATAAATATGTTGAATATTTTCATACAGCACACTGCATGCTTTGCGAACAGGCTCACTCACTGTGGCCATTTCACTGACAATACTGCTAAATGTATAACCGGTAATCGTACCTTCTGTTTCTAAGTTGTGAATTAGTTTTTCGATCATGCCTTGCGTCGCTTCTATAGTTAATGGATACCTTCTAAAAATATTTTCGATATCTGTCGTAATGGCTTCGTTTAAAGCTTGCAAACAAGCAATTAACAGTTCTTCTTTACCATTTGGAAAATGATGATACAGCGCTCCTTTTGTAACGTTGCAGACTTTTAAAAGTTCATTCAGACCTACACTTTTGTATCCCTTTTGCTGAAATAGGACGGTAGCCTTCTCAATGATTAGCGATTTTGTATTCAATTTAAAACACCTCCCCCAAAACCATACCGACTGGTCTGTTTGGTATTATAACAAAATATTTATCCCCGATGTAAGTGTTTTTTTACACTTCATTCCGAGTATTTTTGCGCCGGACGCCGTTCACTCTTCCGATATGCCTTCGGAGACACTCCATTCCATTTTTTAAATACCTTGTTGAAATAGCTTTGATCGTTGAAGTTCAGCCATGCTGCGATATCAGCAATCGGATAGTCGGTCAACGTGAGCAGCCTCTTCGCTTCCTCAATCCGTTCACGCTGGACATATTCGGAAATGGTAAGTCCAACCTCCTTCTTGAACAAGCTCGACAAGTAGTTGGGGCTAAGATTCGCACTCTCGGCTAGCCGTTCAAGAGTAATGTCACCGTATAAATGGTTAGCAATTTCGTGAAGGCTATCCTGTATTGCGGGTGAGTAGTGACCCCGGCGAACCTCTGATACCCGATCGACGAAGTCGAACAGCACCTCGGTCATGATGGCGCTTATCGCTTGAAGCGTATCCTTCTCCTCCAGCTGCTGAATATAGAAATCACTCAGCGTAAACGCATCCTCCTCGTGCATTCCTCCTTCAATTGCAGCTCGGCAAATTAGGGCGATTCCCGTAATCATCAAGTTCTTCTCACTTCGAATCCTGCTCCGCTTGGCCAGCACGCCAAACTCGTCCTCGGCAATGATGGATTCCATGACGAATGTTCTTATTCTCTCCCGCTCTCCGCTACGCACATAATGCAGCATGACACGCTCATGCGACAGGTTGGCGTGCAGCATACCGTTTCGACGTCTTCGCGACAGCTCAGCTTCCGGCTCTCTCTTCTCCACAACCGGTTCCTGCATCGACATTGCATCCGCTAGAAGACTGATCGACGAATCAACGAGCTGCCTGCGAAGCACATAATAAATCATTCGGCTAAATACGGCTATGCGCTCCGTGGAGAGCAGCGCAATCTCCTCATACAACTCCAATAAATGCCTCCGGTTACCAATGGGGAGGGAGCTTATTGTCTCGTTCCATTCACCCTCTTGCGGCTTCTCATTCATGTACGGACCGACGACAAGCGTGCCAGTAAGCTGGTTCTCATCCATCGCATTCACAAAAAAATATTGGAGCCGTGATCGGGTAAAATGAACCGGCTGCTCTGCAGCATAAAGTGCATAAGCGTAGCCCGCCACCTGTTCACGAATGGACGTAAAGTAAGGATTAGACTGAAGCGAACGGTCTACAAACTCCGCTTCAATTGTCCGACCCGGATGAATGATAAATATAGGGATTCCAATCACATCAGAGAGAAGCTGGCCAAAAACAACCAGCTCAGAGAGCTTATTCATACGAACCTCCATAGGGTACGATTAAGGTTAAAAAGAAGATGATAAGAAAGTACTACAAATCATTGATAAATACAATTTTCAAAAATGAAAGCGCATTACAATGAAGAAAGCAAAGATCCTTTGCTATTACACTCGAAAGGGATGAACTCATATGTTGGAAAATAAAATAGCTATCGTTACTGGAGCAGGGAGCGGCATCGGCCGTGCAAGCAGCTTGAAAATGGCCAGCAACGGCGCAACGATTGTCGCTGTTGATTTTAATCAGGAATCCGGTCAAGAGACGGTTCGAATGATTCATGAACAGGGCGGCGAAGCCATCTTCGTACCGGCCGACGTGTCAAAAAGCGAGGATGTTCAGCGTTATGTAAAAGCAGCCGTCGATACTTACGGACGTATCGATATTTTCTTCAACAATGCCGGCGTTGTACAGAAGTTCTCGAAACTCGCGGATATTGATGAGAACGAGTTCGACCGAATTATGAACGTTAATGTCCGGGGCGTCTTCCTCGGCATGAAATATGTAATAAAGGTAATGGAGGAGCAAGAAAGCGGAACGATTATTAATACCGCTTCGACAGCTGGGGTCAAAAGTGAGCACAGCGCATCCGCTTATTCCGCCAGCAAACATGCGGTTGTCGGCCTGACGAAAGGTGCGGCAATCGAGTATGTGAAAAAAGGCATCCGTATCAACGGCATTTGTCCGGGTGGTGTGGAAACGGCTCTGACGAAGAGCGTCGAACAGGCTTTCATGTCCGGAGGATACGTGCCTGAGGAAGTCGGCAATATGCGTATGGGCCGCTATGCTAAGCCGGACGAGCTGGCGGAGGTCGTCACATTCCTTGCTTCCGATCGCTCCAGCTACATGACGGGCTCCATCGTACTGGTCGATGGTGGGCTGACACTTTAAACGAATGAAAATGCTTCTTTACTGAATTCAAACCGTTCTAAGTATACGCGAGTAAAGTTCCCCCCATCCAGACTATAGCGAAAATAGGGCATCCCCAATACGGGTATGCCCTATTACGCTTGGCTTTATCGTTGTAACTCCGTCTATTCTTCTTCCCCACAAACGACCCCAAGCAGCTATTTTTTCAACTTTGATACAGCCATATGTTTGAAACTGTCATGACCGCTGGCAGCGCTGTTTCATCCACCGCCACATGGTCATACCAGCCCCCAACAGCAAGGTTAAGCACCAAATAAAAAGGCTCGTCAAAGGGCATAATGCCCGGCTCCATAGGGCGCTCGGCGAAGCAATGCCCATCTACCAGCCACCTTATGGAGCCAGCATCCCATTCCAATGAATAATCACGGAATTCGTTAATGGTTCCCTGTTCAAGCTGGTAGGAGAACTCATCGGTAACCTTATGGTCCCAATCCTTCCCATAGTGCAGCGTTCCGGATACTTGCCTCGGCAAGCGGCCTTTAGCTTCCATAATGTCAATCTCGCCAGAGGCAGGCCAAGGACCGTAGGCCTGATGCTGCGGGAGCAGCCATATGGCAGGCCATAACCCCTGTCCCACTGGCAGCTTTGCGCGAACGATAAGCTTTCCATAGCAAAAGGAGAGATAGTCTTTTGTATCTATACGGGCCGAGGTGTACGCAAATTGCCGACCGTCTTTTTCAATGGCTTCACGTCGCGCGCATAGGTTTAACCCCAATTCATCGATATATAGATTGTTAGCATGTCCGGTATAAAACTGCTGTTCCCCGTTGCCCCAGCCCGGGTCTATTGGTTTGCCATCATTATCAAGCAAATCGTTGCCAAGGCGAATGTTCCATGCGCTCAAATCGGTGTTTCTATTTAAAAAATCCTGCTCCCATAAAAGCTTGCTCATCCCATGCACACTCCCTTCATTTATTCACAGCATACTTAATTTTGACGCCCAGTCAAACAAATCCAAAAAAATGGGATAGGGTCAAAAATCATGGCCTTTTTTTCCTAGGTCTATTTTCATACGATGAAAAGGAAGGGGGCGCAGAACATGTTTCAATACAGGACGGGACAAATAAAAACTTTTTTTAGGCAGTGGCAATTGCAAAGCATGGTAATCCCAGGCATTATATGGATGTTCATCTTTTGTTATATTCCAATGTTTTGGTTGATTATTGCATTTATGGACTTCAGTATCGCCAAGCCCATGCTGCAATCACCCTTTGTAGGGCTAAAACACTTTCAAGATTTTATTACGGATGACCGTTTTTGGCGCTCGATCCGCAATACTCTAGGGATGAGCAGCATCAAGCTGCTGCTAGGTTTTCCCATTCCCATCTTTTTCGCCCTGATGCTTAATGAAATACGGACGATTCGATTTAAGCGCACAGTACAAACCATTTCATACCTACCGCACTTTATTGCCTGGACTATTTTTGGCGGCATTATGCTCAATTGGCTGGGCGAGGGCGGTGTCATCAACCAACTGATGATGGCGCTCGGACTGCAGGATCGCGAAATTCTGTTTAATAGTGACGCTAAATATTTTTGGTGGATTACCTATTTCTCCGATACGCTGAAGGAAACGGGCTGGAGTGCCATCATTTATATCGCTGCAATCGCTGGCATTGATCCAGGGCTATACGAGGCAGCGGAGCTCGATGGCGCCAACCGTTGGCAGCGGATGTGGCATATTACCATTCAGAGCATACGTCCTACCATCGCGATTTTGTTCATCCTCGCTGTCAGCGGGATACTCGGCAGCAACTTTGAACAAATCTTTATGCTGAAGAACAACATGAACATGAAGATGGCCGAAAGCCTGGATTTGTACATCTATAACATGGGCTTGGTATCTGGGCGCCATTCCTTCTCAACAGCCGTCTTGTTTGTCCGCTCCATTGTGGCGTTAGGGCTATTATTTTTGGCCAATTACACATCCAAGAAATTAACTGGCGACAGCATTTTTTAAGAAAGAGAGGGCAGATACATGGAAAGACGCAGAAGATTGCGGCGAATTGGAGTATTTGAGGTGTGCAATGCGCTGCTGATGCTGGCAGTTTGCTTCATAACGCTGTACCCGATGTGGTTTGTATTTATAAATTCGCTTAATGCACCGGAGCAAGCCATGCTGGGCACCGTAAACTGGTTTCCAAAGGAATTTTCACTAGCCAGCTACAGTGTTGTATTCAATGATAAAAGTCTAATGCACGGCTTCTACATTACTACGCTGCGCACGGTGATAGGAACAGCGGTGCATGTGTTATTTACCGCCATTGTAGCTTATGGGATGAGCAAATCCAACTTAATCGGCCGCAAAATCTATCTCAAAATCGCCTTGATTACGATGTTGTTTTCAGGCGGCTTAATCCCTTCCTTTATTCTGATGACCAAGCTGGGCTTTTACGATAGCTTTTGGGTATTCATCATCCCGGCTATGTACACTTTTTTCAATATGGTTATATTCATGAGCTTCTTCCGCACCATCCCCGACAGCCTAGAGGAATCCGCAAAGGTAGACGGTGCTTCGGATTATGGCGTTCTGTTTCGAATCGTATTGCCTAACAGCATGGCCGTACTGGCTACCATATCGCTTTTCTCAGCCGTCTATCACTGGAATGATTATTACCAGGGCGTAATCTACATTCGCTCGCAGGATCAGCTGCCTATGCAAACCATACTGTACAAAATCATTGCGGAGAACTCCATGTCCTTCATGCAGCAGCAAGCCATGGCTCAATTCGGCGCAAGACTGCCTGGCAACTCCATCAAATTTGCATCGATGATGGTGGCAACGCTGCCAATTCTCGTGTTCTATCCCTTTATTCAGCGCTATCTGGTCAAAGGCGTAATGATTGGTGCGATTAAAGGGTAAGTGCTGTACGTTTCTCTAAGCGATCGTTAGCGAGACGTGTGGGGCCTATAAAAAAACAGTAAAGAAAGGGTGTTCATTTCATGAAACACAACCTCATCAAGCTAAGCATGGTAATCGTTTTAGCCGTAGTACTTACATTAGGCTTGGCCGCATGTACCAAATCGGAGAATAACGAAAACAAGCCGGCCTCAACGCCTGCGGAAAGTACCGAGCAGCCACAAGGCGAATCAACGCCGAGCCCCGAACAGCCTGCTTGGCAGCTGGATACCAGTCCAGTCGAGCTCTCATGGTTCGTAGGCGCATCCTGGTATGCCCACAGCTGGGGAGAGAGCTTGACTTCCAAGTACGTGACCGAAAAAACAGGCGTCAATATTAAGCTCGAAGTTCCTTCAGGAGAAGCAAACGAGCATATTACCTTGATGATGACCTCTGGCAAGCTGCCAGACTTAATTTCTATGGGCTCTTGGGAAAACGCTGTCAAGAAACTATGGGAAGGCGATCATGTATATGCTTTAAATGAATTGGCAGAGCAGTATGATCCCTACTTCTTTAAGGTTGCGGGTGACGGCACACTGAAGTGGTATCGTCAAGAAAATGGCAATACGTATGGCATTCCGAATGACTCATATAGCCCTAATCTCATGCATGAAAC from Paenibacillus sp. FSL K6-3182 carries:
- a CDS encoding TetR/AcrR family transcriptional regulator; its protein translation is MNTKSLIIEKATVLFQQKGYKSVGLNELLKVCNVTKGALYHHFPNGKEELLIACLQALNEAITTDIENIFRRYPLTIEATQGMIEKLIHNLETEGTITGYTFSSIVSEMATVSEPVRKACSVLYENIQHIYCVKLIAEGYSDESAAAIALMMTATIEGAMLLCLTQKSSAPLKTIAKMLPNVLKTFNTEN
- a CDS encoding glucose 1-dehydrogenase; translated protein: MLENKIAIVTGAGSGIGRASSLKMASNGATIVAVDFNQESGQETVRMIHEQGGEAIFVPADVSKSEDVQRYVKAAVDTYGRIDIFFNNAGVVQKFSKLADIDENEFDRIMNVNVRGVFLGMKYVIKVMEEQESGTIINTASTAGVKSEHSASAYSASKHAVVGLTKGAAIEYVKKGIRINGICPGGVETALTKSVEQAFMSGGYVPEEVGNMRMGRYAKPDELAEVVTFLASDRSSYMTGSIVLVDGGLTL
- a CDS encoding TetR/AcrR family transcriptional regulator, translated to MDPRVLRTRQLIRDAFVDLLQETDLEKITVNRIAERATINRVTFYLHYRDIPEMLERLSDDMINEIHTILHDIRNQPRSTDLDWSILLKVLEHIAENSKFYKVLLASQRIPIFTDKLSNLIVDLITSRREYQNNSSSKPAVIVSKDIAIWYGSSAFIGTIVCWLRNDMPYTPLFLAKQLSQLFRLHQNTDQLVDLE
- a CDS encoding helix-turn-helix domain-containing protein; the encoded protein is MNKLSELVVFGQLLSDVIGIPIFIIHPGRTIEAEFVDRSLQSNPYFTSIREQVAGYAYALYAAEQPVHFTRSRLQYFFVNAMDENQLTGTLVVGPYMNEKPQEGEWNETISSLPIGNRRHLLELYEEIALLSTERIAVFSRMIYYVLRRQLVDSSISLLADAMSMQEPVVEKREPEAELSRRRRNGMLHANLSHERVMLHYVRSGERERIRTFVMESIIAEDEFGVLAKRSRIRSEKNLMITGIALICRAAIEGGMHEEDAFTLSDFYIQQLEEKDTLQAISAIMTEVLFDFVDRVSEVRRGHYSPAIQDSLHEIANHLYGDITLERLAESANLSPNYLSSLFKKEVGLTISEYVQRERIEEAKRLLTLTDYPIADIAAWLNFNDQSYFNKVFKKWNGVSPKAYRKSERRPAQKYSE
- a CDS encoding glycoside hydrolase family 16 protein codes for the protein MSKLLWEQDFLNRNTDLSAWNIRLGNDLLDNDGKPIDPGWGNGEQQFYTGHANNLYIDELGLNLCARREAIEKDGRQFAYTSARIDTKDYLSFCYGKLIVRAKLPVGQGLWPAIWLLPQHQAYGPWPASGEIDIMEAKGRLPRQVSGTLHYGKDWDHKVTDEFSYQLEQGTINEFRDYSLEWDAGSIRWLVDGHCFAERPMEPGIMPFDEPFYLVLNLAVGGWYDHVAVDETALPAVMTVSNIWLYQS
- a CDS encoding ABC transporter permease subunit, with product MFQYRTGQIKTFFRQWQLQSMVIPGIIWMFIFCYIPMFWLIIAFMDFSIAKPMLQSPFVGLKHFQDFITDDRFWRSIRNTLGMSSIKLLLGFPIPIFFALMLNEIRTIRFKRTVQTISYLPHFIAWTIFGGIMLNWLGEGGVINQLMMALGLQDREILFNSDAKYFWWITYFSDTLKETGWSAIIYIAAIAGIDPGLYEAAELDGANRWQRMWHITIQSIRPTIAILFILAVSGILGSNFEQIFMLKNNMNMKMAESLDLYIYNMGLVSGRHSFSTAVLFVRSIVALGLLFLANYTSKKLTGDSIF
- a CDS encoding DUF2798 domain-containing protein is translated as MNLETRLPRNGKEGALYGAIICTLTVLFMTSLNIILASREFNGEVAFMILKTLPIMWIIVMILEPVFIGRIAEKLVDKFTEPTDSFNSKIMFRILFTVLGMSACMTLIGHIVGNGFSSEIFSNFLTNWPRNFLIVLIAESLVIQPIARLAMVKLHAVQDKKMMEC